The following is a genomic window from Hydrogenobaculum sp. Y04AAS1.
AGCTCAATATCACCGCCGTCAAATCTCAAAGCTGGCCTTATTTCATCTAAAGCTTCTTCTACCTCTTCTACAGTTGGTAAAGCCATAAGCTTACCTCCTATTAACAAAAACCTTTTAGTGTTTCGTAAGCTTTTATAGCTTTTTCGAATCTTTCGTTTATTACGTCCCAATTTAGAGAATTTAAGAAAGCGTCTATGTAAGGTGGGCGTTTGTTCTTTTGGTCTACATAGTAAGCGTGTTCATAGGTATCCAACACTATAAGTGGGATAAGCCCTGTAAGGTTGTAAAGGTTATGAGCGTCAAGACCGTTTATCATAAGTTTACCAGAAAATATATCAAGACCCAAAATAGCCCATCCTCTAAAGGCTATACCTGCTGCTTTTAACTCTGTTACGCAGTTATCCCAAGAGCCAAAATCTTCTTCTACTTTTTTCTTGAGAGCTTCTGATGGAGTACCCTTTGGGGTTAGATGTCCAAAGTAAAGCTCATGCAAGACTGTACCCATGTAGTTGAAGGTTTCTTCTACTTTTAGCTCTCTATATTCTGAATAGTTTTGATTGGCTTTTGCCCTATCTGAAAAGTTTAAATCTGCCAACTTATCTTGGATTTCATTAAACTTAGCCACATAGCCTTTGTAGTGAGCTTCAAAGTGCGGTTCTATCTGCTCGTTAGATATGCCGTTTAAACTTGACGGTTTTAAGTGATTCTTTGGTTCTAACTTCATATCTTTTACCTCCTTTTTAGGCTTTTAAAAAAATCTAAAGTTTTATGAGCACTAGTCAATGACCAATATTATAAAATCTTTTTACATCTTCTTTGGTGTTTATGTTTGAAAAAGATATCAAATCTTTATCTACACTCCTTGCCTGCTCTTCGGTTAATACGTTTACATCAAGATTAAGTATAAGCTTTTGAAAAGATGCTCTTTGGTTTTCTATAGATTGTTTTATTTTATCTTTTACTGAAGGATCGTAAACGGCAAGAAGTGGTTCAAAAAAACCATTTATCTTAAATATCGTTGCTTCTTTTTTATGATTTCTTATCATATACTCTACAAGATCCTTTTTTATAAAAGGCATATCTGCTCCCACTAACAAAAACGGTTTTTCTGTATAAAAACACGCTGTATAAAGACCACTTAGCGGGTTTTGAATATCTAATATGTCTTTTATTGATTTTGCATTTTTTATAAATAAGTATTTTTCTGGGTTTTTAGAAACTATATATATATTTTTTGAAAAGCTGTACAATGTTTCAAACACATGTTCTATCATTGGCTTATTGTCAAAAATAAAAAGCGTTTTATCCCCTTTAAACCTTTTGCTTTGGCCTCCCGCTAATATGAAAACATCTATGGTATCATTCACCTGCTATTAATCTTTTTATAGAGTCATCTGTGGAAGCTTCTCTGTAAATTGGTTTTCCAAAGGACGGTATATAAACGTAGCCACCAGCCGGGACTAAACCTTGTTTTATTTGAGGGTTCAACCTTTTCAAGAGATAATAGTTTACGTTGTAGGCTAGAGCTATATTTCTAAGCTCTTGCGGGGAATTTGGTCTATATATATGAAGCGTATAGTTAAAGTATTGCTTCTTTACTTTTATACCAAAATATTTTGCATTTTTTATGATATCTAAAAGCGCTAAAAATCTTGGTACATATTGCTGAGTTTCTGGCGGAAACGAACTTTGAAAAGCCCAAAAACTTCCCCTTGGGTCTTGTTTAAACACCGACGATACACAATAAGGACCGCAGTTGTAAGCAGCTAAAACCTTGTTCCAATCTCCAAACTGATTGTATAAATCGCTAAGATAATGGGCTGCAGCTTGGGTAGCTTTTATAATATCAAACCTCTCGTCTATTTGATTGTTTACTATAAGACCGTAATCTCTTGCTGTTTGAGGCATTAACTGCCATATACCGGCTGCTCCGGTGCTTGACACAGAATATTGATTATATCCACTTTCTATGATGGGAAGGTATATAAAATCCGATGGAAGGTTGTACTTTTTAAGTATTGGTAATATTATAGGAGAGTAGTAAATGGCTTTTTCTATGCCCCTTTCTATAAAACCTCTATCTTGGTATAAAAAGTAGTTTATATACTTTTTAACATCTTGTGTATATACAAGATTTAGAAATTGAGGGTTGTTTTGATATATGGGACGATGGCTTATTTGGGGTCTTTCATAGCTTACGTAGTTTGGCTTTTTGTAAGCGTAGTTGTTTCCATATAAAGATGCGTTTGTAATCTCTGCACTGCAAGAGCTAAGTATTATTGATAAAAGCCCCAAACCAAGAAGCCTTTTTACGTTCATAGCATACATATCGGTATTTTAAGATACCATTAAAGTGTTAAACTTTATATGATATATATTATTCTTTTGCTTTTTTCACACTTTCGTATATTCTGTGCGCTATTACTTCATTTGCTTTCGTAATTTTGGCAAGTTGATCTGGGCTTTTTATGATGTAAGGTGTTATAAATATAAAAAGAGTGCTTTTTTTATTTTCTCTGTTTTGATATTTGAAGAGATTTCCTAAAACTGGGATATCTTGAAGAATTGGTATACCGCTTATGTTTTTTATAGTGTTGTTGCTCACGAGTCCTCCTAATATCACCGTTTGACCGCTTTTAACGACTACTTCCGAATTTAAAACTCTATCTGTGGTAATAGGTATAGGCACCGTTTGACCCGCTACGTTTGTATTTGTAAAGCCCGTGATATCTTGAAGATTTAAGTTTATGCCAAGCCTTATGTTGTCTTTTGAAACAGTAGGTATAACATCAAGCTCTAGGCCTATATCTTTGTAGTCGTAAGTGAGTATTGGGAAGCCGTTTATGTTGTATTGGGTACCTGTTACATAAGGATAAACTTGAGCTTCTTTTATAATAGCCTCTTCGTTGTCAAGGGTTAGCACCTTTGGGTTTGATATGATTTTAAAACCATTTCCTTGCTCTAACAAACTTAAAAATACCGCTAAATCAGGAAATATGATTGTATTACCACCTACGTTTGCACTTATACTGCTTGAGCTTGTAACACCTACTACGAAGTTTCCAGATAAAAGCCCTTGGTATATGGTTTGAAGAGATGCCGGGTTAAATCCTATACCGCCATTTTTGCCCAAAGCTTGCCAATTTACACCGGTGGTAAGTTGTTTGGTGAGGTTTGCCTCCACTACAGAAGCCGCTATCAGCACTTGAATGCGTTTTTCGTCTAGTTTTTTTATGAGATTTTTTAGATTTTCGTATTGAGATTTTGTGGCGTATAAAATAACGCTGTTTGTGGCTCTGTCAAAACCTATCCTCGTGCCATCAGAAAGATATATAGAGCCTATTGGTTTGTTGGAAGATATTACGTTTATGTTTTGATTTGGAGGTACGTTGCTTTGAATTGTTTGAGGTTGGTTTTGCATAGTGTTTAGGTTTGGTGTAGGTCTTTTTGTGGTAGAGGAAATGGCGCTTGCGCTTCCAAAAAGGCTTGCCAACGTCTTTGCCATTTCTCCTACAGAGGCGTTTTGAAGTGGGATAACATAATAATGTCTTCTAAAATGAGAGGCGCTTTCGTTTATTTTATGTATAATCTCTTTTATAGAGGCTTGCATAAGCTTCGGTGCATATACAAGCACAAAACCGCTTTTGGAGTGTTTTTTCTGAACAGAAGATACCACCATAGGTATACCAAACTTTTGACTTACAGGGTTTGCCAAGGGGCTTAGGGCTTTTACAACGGCGTTTGTATCTTTTGTTTGATACATTTTTAGACTAAAAGCTAAATTTGGTATATCTATACTCTTTAAAAGTTTTTGGATTTTATCAACAGACACTCCTATATCAGATATGATAAGGGCGTTTGAGGGCATATAAACGGTGGCGTTACCATATTGGCTTAAAAAAGGTCTTACGGCATTTAGAAGTATTTGGGAGTTTGTATGGGCAAAGTAAATGTAGGTTTCTATAGAGGGGCTTGGAAAGGCTTTTTTTGTAACACTTGTGCTAAAAGAAGATGCTTCTTTTAGAGGAAGTATCTTGTAAAAGTTTTTATATTTTACAACAGTGTACCCATCTAAAGCTAAGCTCGTTAAAAAAAGATGCCAAGCGTCTTCTACGCTTACAGGTTTTTTGGAGCTAACCGTTATTTTAGGAAGATTTCCCTTTATCCCTATCACTATAGTTTTACCAGTAAGCTTTGACATAAACTTTGCTATATCATCTATGCTTTGGTTTTGGAAGTTTAGTACTACCATGTTGTTTAAGTATTTGGTTTTTCCCTTTCCATGGGCCATTCCAAACACTATAAAAATCCATAAAACGGAAAATATATTCAAACAATTTATTTTTCTTAAAATCTTCATTATAACTATTATACATAAGTTTTTGCTTTTAAAATATAAAATCCTTGACAAAGGTAAAAATATGCTATAATGATTAATCTATCTTTTTTTTCTGGAGGTATTTTATGAGTGAGCAGGATAGCAAATTCCGAAAGCGTGTGGGTGGCGCTGGTAATTTTGAGCAAGTTAGTTGCTCCACATCTTTTGTTGTGTTGATACCAAGGGAGGTATTGAAATGGCAAAAACCCTCGGACTCCATATTATAGCTGACCTTTATGGAGTTAACCCTGATCTCATTGACAGGGAAGAAGATATCAGACACCTTCTTGAAAATTCAGTAAAAGCAGGAGAGCTTACAAAAATCTCCTCTCATTTTTACCAGTTTAACCCTCACGGAGCTACGGGAGTTATCCTGTTAGCCGAATCTCATATATCCATTCATACGTGGCCAGAGCATAAAACGGCTACTGTGGATGTATTTACCTGTGGAGACCCATCAAAGGCTTATAGAGCCATGGACTATATAATAAACTCTTTATCCCCTACTCACGTAGATAAAAAAGTCTTTGATAGAGGTATCATAGAAGATTCAAAGGGAAAAGATGTGCTTTGGATAATGTCGAAAGCTGGTTGTTGCTAAAATCCATAAAAGGAATAGGCAACAAGTTACTATATAGGGCTTTTAGACATTTTGGTAGTGCCGAAGCAATATTAAAAGCCGACAAAACATCTTTGGAGCCATTCTTCGGCTCCAAAGCTATAAATATTGTTGCTAAAGCTTTTGATAAAAACTATGTAAATAACGCTATTATTAAATTAAAACAGTTAAATATCGAAGCCATAACCTATGAAAATAAATTGTATCCTGCAAATATGTTAAATCTTCTTGATCCTCCTCCGGTAATATTTTTAAAAGGTGATAAACCTTTGCTTTGTCAAAAATCTGTCAGCATAGTAGGCTCAAGGAAAGCCGTTTTGAGTGCTTTAAATATGACAAAATCTGTTGTATCAGAACTAAGACAAACTGTGGTATCTGGAGGAGCCGATGGTATAGACTCAAAAGCTCATCAAAGTGCTTTAGAAGAGTCTGTCCCCACTATAGCCGTTCTTGGTTTTGGATTTTTGTATGCAAAACAAAGTCTTTTTGGA
Proteins encoded in this region:
- a CDS encoding lytic transglycosylase domain-containing protein; this translates as MYAMNVKRLLGLGLLSIILSSCSAEITNASLYGNNYAYKKPNYVSYERPQISHRPIYQNNPQFLNLVYTQDVKKYINYFLYQDRGFIERGIEKAIYYSPIILPILKKYNLPSDFIYLPIIESGYNQYSVSSTGAAGIWQLMPQTARDYGLIVNNQIDERFDIIKATQAAAHYLSDLYNQFGDWNKVLAAYNCGPYCVSSVFKQDPRGSFWAFQSSFPPETQQYVPRFLALLDIIKNAKYFGIKVKKQYFNYTLHIYRPNSPQELRNIALAYNVNYYLLKRLNPQIKQGLVPAGGYVYIPSFGKPIYREASTDDSIKRLIAGE
- the speD gene encoding adenosylmethionine decarboxylase; translated protein: MAKTLGLHIIADLYGVNPDLIDREEDIRHLLENSVKAGELTKISSHFYQFNPHGATGVILLAESHISIHTWPEHKTATVDVFTCGDPSKAYRAMDYIINSLSPTHVDKKVFDRGIIEDSKGKDVLWIMSKAGCC
- a CDS encoding DNA-processing protein DprA — translated: MDNVESWLLLKSIKGIGNKLLYRAFRHFGSAEAILKADKTSLEPFFGSKAINIVAKAFDKNYVNNAIIKLKQLNIEAITYENKLYPANMLNLLDPPPVIFLKGDKPLLCQKSVSIVGSRKAVLSALNMTKSVVSELRQTVVSGGADGIDSKAHQSALEESVPTIAVLGFGFLYAKQSLFGKILDKDGLLLTEFLPFEAPSKYTFPMRNRIIAALGDYILVMQASSKSGALISAYWAFKLNKKVFAYVGNPVEEFEGCVNLVRENVAKLFTNKSHLFKDLDLSFEKPENQQNPILSFLDKPCTFDELLVKTNYDEEKLTMELTMLEIEGYISKDGAYFVKNA
- a CDS encoding superoxide dismutase: MKLEPKNHLKPSSLNGISNEQIEPHFEAHYKGYVAKFNEIQDKLADLNFSDRAKANQNYSEYRELKVEETFNYMGTVLHELYFGHLTPKGTPSEALKKKVEEDFGSWDNCVTELKAAGIAFRGWAILGLDIFSGKLMINGLDAHNLYNLTGLIPLIVLDTYEHAYYVDQKNKRPPYIDAFLNSLNWDVINERFEKAIKAYETLKGFC
- the gspD gene encoding type II secretion system secretin GspD, which codes for MKILRKINCLNIFSVLWIFIVFGMAHGKGKTKYLNNMVVLNFQNQSIDDIAKFMSKLTGKTIVIGIKGNLPKITVSSKKPVSVEDAWHLFLTSLALDGYTVVKYKNFYKILPLKEASSFSTSVTKKAFPSPSIETYIYFAHTNSQILLNAVRPFLSQYGNATVYMPSNALIISDIGVSVDKIQKLLKSIDIPNLAFSLKMYQTKDTNAVVKALSPLANPVSQKFGIPMVVSSVQKKHSKSGFVLVYAPKLMQASIKEIIHKINESASHFRRHYYVIPLQNASVGEMAKTLASLFGSASAISSTTKRPTPNLNTMQNQPQTIQSNVPPNQNINVISSNKPIGSIYLSDGTRIGFDRATNSVILYATKSQYENLKNLIKKLDEKRIQVLIAASVVEANLTKQLTTGVNWQALGKNGGIGFNPASLQTIYQGLLSGNFVVGVTSSSSISANVGGNTIIFPDLAVFLSLLEQGNGFKIISNPKVLTLDNEEAIIKEAQVYPYVTGTQYNINGFPILTYDYKDIGLELDVIPTVSKDNIRLGINLNLQDITGFTNTNVAGQTVPIPITTDRVLNSEVVVKSGQTVILGGLVSNNTIKNISGIPILQDIPVLGNLFKYQNRENKKSTLFIFITPYIIKSPDQLAKITKANEVIAHRIYESVKKAKE
- a CDS encoding molybdenum cofactor guanylyltransferase; protein product: MNDTIDVFILAGGQSKRFKGDKTLFIFDNKPMIEHVFETLYSFSKNIYIVSKNPEKYLFIKNAKSIKDILDIQNPLSGLYTACFYTEKPFLLVGADMPFIKKDLVEYMIRNHKKEATIFKINGFFEPLLAVYDPSVKDKIKQSIENQRASFQKLILNLDVNVLTEEQARSVDKDLISFSNINTKEDVKRFYNIGH